The genome window GTGCTGCCGCCGACCGCTGTGCCGGACGGCTTCGGCGGCGCACCGGACGGGTTCGGTGGCAGAGCGAACGGCTTCGGTGGCGGTGCGGGCGGCTTCGGGGGAGGGCCGGCGCCGACCTCGCTGCTGGCCGCGCTGCCGGAGGAGTCGGCGGACCGCCCGGCGCCGGCCCGCTCCAGGCGCACCATGGCGCTGCTGCTGGGCGGTGCGGGCATCGCGGTGGCGGCGGTGGTCGGCGTGCTGGTGCTGGCCGACTCCGGCTCCTCGAAGGCCTCCTCGAACCCGCCCGCCGCGGCACCGGCCGGGGCGGCCACCACGGCGCCGACCGGCGCGGGCACGCCCGGCGGAGCCACGACGGCGCCGTCCGCGGCGAACTCGGCGCGCCCGACCCCGGGGACCCCGGCGGCCGAGGTCGCCGCGCTGCGCGCCGACGTGCAGGGCACGACGATGCCGAAGGACCGTCAGGCCCCGCTGGTGAAGACCCTGGACGCGGCCGAGGCCGCCCTCGCCGCCCAGCGGCCCGACCAGGCGGTGCAGGCGCTGAAGGCGGCCCAGCGCCAGGTCCGCGACCTGGCCAAGAAGCACACGGTGGACGGGCCGACCACGGGTGCCTGGCAGCGCCAGCTCGGCACGGTCATCGGCCAGTTGAGCACGGCCGGCGGCGGCACCGACGCACCGGGCGGCGGCGCCGGCGGCGGGGACAACGGCGGCGACGGCGGGGACAACGGCAACTGACGGCGCGCCAGTTGCACCACCCGTCGCGGCAGTGCCAGTCTGTGCGCGGTACGGCCGAGCGGGAGGGGACGGCATGGGCACCGTCGAGCAGGTCAGGTCGGTGGCGCTGCGACTGCCGCGCACCGAGGAGCACCTGGTGCGGGACCGGGTGAAGTTCCGGGTCGGCCGGATCGTCTACCTGGCGCTGTCACCGGACGAGACGCTGCTCGGCTTCGCCTTCCCGCGCGAGGAGCGGGCCGCGCTGCTGGCGGCCGAGCCGGAGAAGTTCCTGCCGCCGGTGCCGTCCGACGAGCGCTACAACTGGCTGCGGCTGCGCCTGGCGGCGGTGTCGGACCAGGAACTCGCCGAGATCATCGAGGACGCCTGGCGGATGGCGGTGCCGAAGAAGCTGGCCGCCACGGTCGGCGCCCTGCCGGCCGGCCCGAGCCTGGCCGAACTGCGGGCGGCGGCAACGGTCTTCGCGGGCTACCCGGTGGACGAGGGGTGGCAGCGCTGGGTGGCCGAGACGGCGCCGGCCGCCGACCTCGGCCTGGCCGAGCACCGCACCGGGCTGCACCGCTGGCTCAACTCCTGGGGCTGCCGCATCCGTTACCCGCGCCCGGGCGAGCCGGACCTGCTGGCGGACGGGCTGGCCGACTGGTGGGCCGGGCACGGCGCGGCGCTCCCGGACCAGCCGCTCTCCCAGCTGACCGACCAGCAGATCGACGCGCTGGCCCGGGCCTACGGCGCGCTCCAGGCGCTGCCGGCCGGCCCCACCCGCACCCTCGGCCCGACCGCCGCCGCCAAGGCCCTCTACGCGCTGCGCCCGGCCGCCGTGATGCCCTGGGACGCGGCGATCGCCAAGCACCTGCACGGCGACCGGGACGCCGCCGCCTTCGCCCGCCACCTGCGCTGCGGCCGCGCCTGGGCCCGCGCGGTGCTGGCCGAGTCCGGGGTGCCGGAGGCCGAGCTGCCGGCCGCGCTGGGGCGCGGCGGGGTCAGCCTGGCGAAGGTGCTGGACGACCACCTGTACGTGTCGATCACCGCGGCGGGCTGAGGGGGGAGGCGCCGCCGCCGCGTCGCGGGTGGGCGCCGCGCCCACCCGGTTCGTCCAGGAACTCCACCACCGCGAGCACCGCGACCAGCGCCACTGCCAGCCAGATCAGCACCACCCCGGTCGGATAGCTCCAGGTCAGCAGCACCACCACGGCGCCCAGCACCGCCCCCCAGCAGAGCCACGCCTTCGCCCGGTGGACGAACCGCCCGACCGGCCCGAGCCGCAGCCCCAGCCGCTCGGCGGTCCGGCGCACCGCCGCGATCCCGGCCCGCCACAGCGCCCGCACCGAGCGGGCCCGGCGCCCGTACCCGCTCAGCCAGGCGCCCAGCGCGACCAGCGCCCCGAGCACCAGCAGCAGTCGCACCCCGGCGTGCAGGTAGCGCGCCAGCGCGTCGTAGACCGCGCCCGCCGCCGCCTGGTCCACGCCGGCCGGCAGCCGGTCCAGGTAGATCGGCCGGAACAGGTCCAGCCCGATCCCGAGCGCGCCCGCGCCGGCGGCCATCGCCAGCGCGGTGGTCACCAGCGCCCGGCGCCGCCGGCCGGCCGCCAGCACCCCGCCGGCGGCCAGCAGCACGGTCACCACCGGCAGCCAGAAGCCGGCCAGTTGGAGCAGCCGGAGCAGCGTGCGCACCTTGCCGATCTGGTCGGAGGTGATCAGCACGTACTGGGTGTGCACGGTCGGGATCTTCGCCGCCAGGCCCAGCCCGTTGCTCACCAGCTGGGCCTTCACCTGGTCGACCAGCGGGGCCAGGTCGAGCGTCACGGTGTTCCCGGTGACCCGCACCGCGCCGCCGCCCTCCCCGGTCAGCGCCTTGTCCAGGGTGTCGTGCGCGGCCCGGTTGGCCTGGAGCCACAGCCCGGCGAAGGCGTCGCTGGAGACCACGCCGGCCACCTGGCCGCGCACGAAGCCGGCGATCCCGTCGGTCAGCGTGCCGCCCAGCGCGTTCAGCAGCGGGCCGATCAGCGGGTGGTCGGCGACGGGCAGCTGGTTGAGCAGCGAGTCGACCGGCAGGTACTGCACCAGCTGGTCGGTGACCGCGTTGGTGACGGCGGACTGGACGGCCGGGTCGCGGGCCAGCGGGGCGACGGTGGCCAGGTAGCGGTCGGTGTCGGTCAGCTGCGACCTGGCCCAGACGGCGACCACCGACACCGGGGTCAGCACGGCGGCCAGGGTGATCAGCACGGCGGAGAGCAGCGCGAGCAGGCGGCGCCGGGGCGGCTGCTCGTGGCGCTCCAGGGCGGCGACCCGGCCGCGCAGTTCGGCGAGCTCGACGGCCTCGGGCCCGACGGGCCGGTCGGGCGGGGGTGAGCTGCTGGGCGGTTGGCTGGCCATCAGCCCAGGAGATACCACCACAAATCGGGCAGCCACTCGATCGCTCGGCCGAATGCCCGGGCCGGGTTCGCCGGCCCGGCGGCCGCTGTGCGGAAGGTCACCCCGGCCGACCACGCGCCCGGGCGTGGCGAAGCCCCTGACCGGTCGTCGGACGACGGCGGATCAGGGGCTGCGGAGCGCGGTGCCTCAGGCGGTGGTGTTGGTCTTGGTCGCGTCCTCGGCCTTGGTCATGTTGGCCGGGGCGACGGCGGCCCGGGGCTGGTCGGCGGGGGTCGAGTTGGCGGTGCCCTCGTCCGACCCGCCGTCCTCGCGCATGGCCTTGGTCTCGGCCTTGAGGATGCGCATGGACTTGCCGAGCCCGCGCGCCATCTCCGGCAGCTTCTTCGAGCCGAACAGCAGGATGAGGACAGCCAGCACCACCAGGAGGTGCCAGGGCTCCAGACCGTTGCGGAACATCCCTGACCACCGGTCCCTTCGGTTTTCTCGCCGTTTGCAGAGTCGGACGGGCCGCCCGATATCGCCAGTATGCCTAACCGGGAGCCGGATCGTATACACCGCCCGGGAAACGGTGGTCAAAGAGGCGGTGACGGGCTACGGTGCACCGATTGTCGGACAGTGTGGTCTATACCACGAACGGATTGACGCCAGCGGAGGGTCGACCACGGTCGGACCCGCTCGGGGTGCGGCCCCGCACCGCGCGTCCGATGGTTGGTCACATGACGATCAATCAGCGGGTGTTCGCGGGCTTCCAGCCCAACCGGAAGATGATCAGTGCGGGCCTGGTGCTCGGCGGCGCGGGAGCGGTGGCCGGGATGCTCGGCACCGTGCTGATCGGCGTGGCGCTGGCCACGGCCGGCCGGGGCTGGCTCCAGCAGCTGGAGACCGCGCCCACCGAGCGGGCGGCCCGCGCGCTGGCCCAGGCCCGGGCCGCCTCGCAGGCCGGCCTGGACGCCTGGCGCAACGCCGCCCCCGCCAACTGACGGTCTAACTCCCCCCGAAGCCCGCCCGCAGCTCCCCCTTGAGCAGCTTGCCCACCGTGTTGCGCGGCAGCTCGCGCTCCGTCAGCAGTAGCCGGGCCGGCACCTTGAAGGCGGCCAGCCGCCCGGCCACGTGCGTGCGCAGCTCCTCCGCCGTGGCCGCGGCGCCCGGGCGCAGCCGGACCACGGCGGCCACCTCCTCGCCCAGCACCGGGTGCGGCACGCCCAGCACGGCGGCCTCGGCCACCGCCGGGTGCTCGTGCAGCACGCCCTCCACCTCGACGCAGTAGACGTTCTCGCCGCCGCGGATCACCAGGTCCTTGAGCCGGTCCACCACGTAGACCTCGCCGTCCTGCACCCGGGCCAGGTCGCCGGTGCGGAACCAGTCGCCGCTGAACGCGGCGGCGGTCGCCTCCGGTTGGTTCCAGTAGCCGCGGAAGACCGCCTGGCCGCGCAGCCACAGCTCGCCGACCGCGCCCTCGGGCAGCGCCCCGCCGTCCGGCCCGGCGATCCGCACCGCCAGCGCGGGGGAGGGCAGGCCGATGCTCTCCGGGTGCTCCAGGTAGCGCGGGCCGACGTTGGCGATCACCCCGCCGCAGGTCTCGGTCAGGCCGTAGCCGTTGCGGGCCTCGACCCGGCCGGCGAACCGGCGCGCGACCCGCCGGGCCAGCTCGGGGGGAGCGGCCGCGCCGCCGGTGTTCAGCACGTTCAGGCTGGGCAGTTCCAGGCCCCGCTGGTCGGCCGCGTCCAGCAGCCCGAGCGCGGTGGCGGGCACCCCGCTGAACACGGTGACGCCGTGTTCGGCGATCAGCTCCAGGGCTCGCTGCGGGTCCCACTTGTGCATCAGCACCGCCGTGCCGCCGTTGGCCATCAGCGGGAAGAGCGTGGTGAAGGCGGCCACGTGGAAGAACGGGAAGGTCAGCAGGGTCACCTGGGGCGGCAGCGTGAACGGGTCGCGCCCGGCGCAGAGCGCGGCCGTGGCGGAGAAGAAGCGCGGCGCGACGGTGGCCGCGCACCAGGCGGCCTGGGTGGCGACCACGCCCTTGGGCCGCCCGGTGGTGCCGGAGGTGTACAGGATGGTGGCGTCGTCCTGCGGGGCGATCGCCACCTCGGGGGCCCGCTGGTCCGGCGCGGGCTCGGGCAGGTCCTCGAACCGCTCGCGGCGCTCGCCCGGTCCGGCCGGGCGGTCGGCGCCGACCGTCAGCAGCCAGGGGCGATCGGGGCGGGCGGCCAGCCAGGGCGCGACCCGCTCGGCCCGCTCGGCGTCCGCGACCACGAGGGCGGGCGCGCAGTCGTCCAGCGCCTCGGCCAGCTCGGCCGGCTGCCACCAGCCGTTCAGCGGGACCGCGACCAGTCCGGCCAACTGGGTTGCCCAGAAGGCGATCTGCCACTGCGGCAGGTTGCGCATCGCGATCGCCACCCGGTCGCCCGGCCGCAGCCCGTAGTGGCCGAGGAGGCGGTGGGCCAGCGCGGCGGCGGCCGCGTGCAGCTCGCGGTAGCTCAGCCACCGGCCGTCGAGTGCCAGGAACGGGCGGTCGCCGTGCCCCGCGGTGAGCTCCAGGAAGTCCCGC of Kitasatospora viridis contains these proteins:
- a CDS encoding MmcQ/YjbR family DNA-binding protein codes for the protein MGTVEQVRSVALRLPRTEEHLVRDRVKFRVGRIVYLALSPDETLLGFAFPREERAALLAAEPEKFLPPVPSDERYNWLRLRLAAVSDQELAEIIEDAWRMAVPKKLAATVGALPAGPSLAELRAAATVFAGYPVDEGWQRWVAETAPAADLGLAEHRTGLHRWLNSWGCRIRYPRPGEPDLLADGLADWWAGHGAALPDQPLSQLTDQQIDALARAYGALQALPAGPTRTLGPTAAAKALYALRPAAVMPWDAAIAKHLHGDRDAAAFARHLRCGRAWARAVLAESGVPEAELPAALGRGGVSLAKVLDDHLYVSITAAG
- the tatA gene encoding Sec-independent protein translocase subunit TatA; amino-acid sequence: MFRNGLEPWHLLVVLAVLILLFGSKKLPEMARGLGKSMRILKAETKAMREDGGSDEGTANSTPADQPRAAVAPANMTKAEDATKTNTTA
- a CDS encoding class I adenylate-forming enzyme family protein, producing the protein MDAESGSLAAVTRIRAALSAPGTPFTAADAPHGPRYTAGPAVLRDFLELTAGHGDRPFLALDGRWLSYRELHAAAAALAHRLLGHYGLRPGDRVAIAMRNLPQWQIAFWATQLAGLVAVPLNGWWQPAELAEALDDCAPALVVADAERAERVAPWLAARPDRPWLLTVGADRPAGPGERRERFEDLPEPAPDQRAPEVAIAPQDDATILYTSGTTGRPKGVVATQAAWCAATVAPRFFSATAALCAGRDPFTLPPQVTLLTFPFFHVAAFTTLFPLMANGGTAVLMHKWDPQRALELIAEHGVTVFSGVPATALGLLDAADQRGLELPSLNVLNTGGAAAPPELARRVARRFAGRVEARNGYGLTETCGGVIANVGPRYLEHPESIGLPSPALAVRIAGPDGGALPEGAVGELWLRGQAVFRGYWNQPEATAAAFSGDWFRTGDLARVQDGEVYVVDRLKDLVIRGGENVYCVEVEGVLHEHPAVAEAAVLGVPHPVLGEEVAAVVRLRPGAAATAEELRTHVAGRLAAFKVPARLLLTERELPRNTVGKLLKGELRAGFGGS